The region TATGGATGCGGATGAAGATGGGTAGAGTCTCTTTAGCTTGGTGATTGCGCCTTCGATGCGCGTgggtgaggacgaggagaggATTAGCTCTGATGCGCCGTGTTCGAGAGCTGCTTCGGCCGTGCCGAAGCCTAGACCGGACGTTCCGCCGATTATGAGGATCCGGGAGCCAGATAGCTTGTTGGTGTATTTATGTTGGTCGGGCATGTTGTAGAGCCTGGCGGTGTAGTTGTTTGGTCTGGGAGTGATGGCGATAGTATGTAAACATAGATAGGGCCTTCCAATTCGACTACTTATATGTGAGAGCGGAAAGATGTTGGACCGTGACTACGATGACATGAATGTCTTCGTATAGCTAAGTGTCCGCTGATTATATTAGGTACTATTATTAACGTGGCTATTGATAAGTTAAGTAGTTTGTTCGGAGAGATTATTATAGCACGGTCCAATATTGCACCGTCAGCCCTAACTGATCCTTTCTCGGAACAATACCATTAAACCTCTTAGTCGTCAGAGTTACTCCAAGAGAATAGTGCCTGAGTGGAATTATTCCGATTTGGATGATCAATTAACACGCACGCGACTTGATGGTCGATGGCTTGCTCGGTTTTGAGACGCTTCTACTTAGTATTGCTAATTCAGCCTAGAAATAATTCATCCGTAAGTGCCGTCATTACTAACTGTGAATTTGCAAAATACACCCTGGAAACACTCCAAGTGGCCAATACTCCTGCTAATGGACCGATCAATGTATGACTGACTGACGGCATGACAGCACAGATCGGGATCGAAATATCGCCCCAAGGGCTGGCCACGATCGACCGATTTGGATTCGTCATATATTACAACGGCTTTCCTGTGAAACAGTAATATACTTTAACGTTAGACTCAATGCTCGTTATTCGCTGATCGGGTGAGATTAAGATGTGGAATAAATAGCACGGAGGCCGCCGTTGAACTCTCGTACATTCAACCAAGCAAACGACCAGAGAGTAAAACTAAATTACGCTCACACCAATTAAAAAGCCCCGCGTGGGATGCCTTGCCTATGGGCCTGCCTGCCTAATTTCTGCGGAGTCGTGGCGATTGACCGTATTATGACTTCATCCCCCGGGCCATCTATATAGACGATTCCTCTCTAGCCAAAACAATTAGACTAACTAGCAATATCATCTTATCGCTATCACAAACCAACTCGGACACTGCATACCAATACAATAAAATGTCCCAAACACAAGGCCACGGCTCAACCCCCTCGGGCAACCAGccaacaacatccacccGCGGCGGCGCCAGCGCCTTTCCCACCCCAGCCAACAACGCCGGTGGAGGAAGCGGCTGGGGCGATAGCGGGTTTTTTAAGGGTGGAATGGACAGCTCTGTACGTTTACAGCACTAACGGCGCTTTCATATACAGAAATCACTTGCTAATTACTATGCAGAGCAACCGGCTCTCTAGCTCCGCCGGCGAATCCAGTCCCACAAAGATCTCTAGCACCTCAGGCGGAATGTCATCCATTTCAGAGCAAAAGGCCGCTGGCGAAGAGAGCTATCGGCATGACCTTGAGGAGGCGGGCGGGGTGCCCAGCGCTGAAGAGTCGAATGCTGCTGCGGGTTTCATGGCTCATAAGCCTGGTGGATCGGATACGTTGCCTGGGTGGGAGACGGCAAAGGGGGCTTTTAATAGGTAGGTCTTTTGTTTTTATGCTGTCTTTTATTTGGAGGTATGCTGATTTGGCTTGATAGTGTTATGGGGAATGAGTAGAGGTTCTTTGCTTGGGATTCTAAGGTGATTGTAGGTTGGGTATGATAAGCCGTgtaaatatctttaaatactCTGGCGTTTAGTTTGGGAACACATTAATTTGATCATATTAAATCTATTCACCTGTATTATGGTGTAAATCAAATAGCTGAAATTGATATAGTATTCATGTAATAGTGACATCACACGGAGATATATCCTCAGCATTCAAGTCCACATACAAAGACTCAACAACTTTTCGTAAAACAAGGCATAATGGGAATACTCGGAACTCTACATGCAGCGGTGGACTATCTTCTCACCTGGGTCAAGCTGGTAGGTAGCTCTCCATTCTTCCACCGGCAAAGTCACAGCTAATTGTCAGATCCAAAATCGCGAGATCGGCTGGCCCACGATCAACCGCAAGGTATGTCAAACCTAAATGCCACTATGAACAAGACTAAAACCGGAACAGACAGGGAAATACAtgcgcgagcagcagcctctcTGGAAAAAGCTCaagctgctcctgctgtTCAACCCGCTAACGACATGGCTGGACACAACGCATGCGATGAGGCTGTACATGCACAACAGCGCGATTAAAGAGGGTATTCACCACTCCCCGAGAGTAACTGTGAATTACAAGTGTAGCTGACAGCAGTACAACAggggagaaagaagcaaaCCCCAGATCAGCGAAACGCATCCGAGAATTCATCTCGTTCTTCCACATAAACATGGATGATTTCGAACCCTCCGATCCCACCGCGTACAGAACATTCgaggacttcttcatccggCACCATAAACCAGGCACACGGCCGATCCACGAGCAGAATGACCCTAAATCCGCCGTCGTGGTTGCGGACTCCCGAGCCGTGGTCTACGCGGAGGTCGCcgagagcaagaagatcTGGATAAAGGGCGAGGACTTTTCAATAACGAACCTTGTCATGGATAGGAATCTGGGTCCGCAGTTTAAAGACGGACCTGTTGCGAGTTTTAGGCTGTCGCCGCAGGATTATCATCGCTATCATAGCCCCGTTACGGGGAAGATCAAGGCGTATCGGAGTATGCCCGGGGATTACTACGAGGTTGACCCGTTGGCCCTGCGGAGTGGAGTGGATATTCTGACGAGGAATGCACGGGACTACGTGGTTATAGAAACGGAGGAGTTTGGGGATGTGTTATTTGTGGCGATTGGGGCGAGTCAGGTTGGGACTGTCGAGTATGTGCCCCTGCAACGAGGGTCGAGAGCGAGTGCTGACTATGTAGGATCCACGAAAAATGGCA is a window of Aspergillus puulaauensis MK2 DNA, chromosome 4, nearly complete sequence DNA encoding:
- a CDS encoding uncharacterized protein (COG:S;~EggNog:ENOG410Q28G), with amino-acid sequence MSQTQGHGSTPSGNQPTTSTRGGASAFPTPANNAGGGSGWGDSGFFKGGMDSSSNRLSSSAGESSPTKISSTSGGMSSISEQKAAGEESYRHDLEEAGGVPSAEESNAAAGFMAHKPGGSDTLPGWETAKGAFNSVMGNE
- a CDS encoding putative phosphatidylserine decarboxylase (COG:I;~EggNog:ENOG410PKYG;~InterPro:IPR033177,IPR003817;~PFAM:PF02666;~go_function: GO:0004609 - phosphatidylserine decarboxylase activity [Evidence IEA];~go_process: GO:0008654 - phospholipid biosynthetic process [Evidence IEA]); this translates as MGILGTLHAAVDYLLTWVKLIQNREIGWPTINRKTGKYMREQQPLWKKLKLLLLFNPLTTWLDTTHAMRLYMHNSAIKEGEKEANPRSAKRIREFISFFHINMDDFEPSDPTAYRTFEDFFIRHHKPGTRPIHEQNDPKSAVVVADSRAVVYAEVAESKKIWIKGEDFSITNLVMDRNLGPQFKDGPVASFRLSPQDYHRYHSPVTGKIKAYRSMPGDYYEVDPLALRSGVDILTRNARDYVVIETEEFGDVLFVAIGASQVGTVEIHEKWQNPGAKVTKGDELGIFQFGGSSIIVAFQRDRIQFDEDLIRPSKHAVAVDVEVGMSLGRAVKS